The Deinococcus planocerae genomic sequence GCGCGAGTTGATGGCCTCCCTGGGCATCCGCAAGTTCGACGACCTCATTGGCCGCGCGGACCTGCTCGACACCAAGCAGGGCATCGAACACTGGAAGGCGCAGGGCCTCGACTTCTCCCGCCTCTTCCACGTGCCCGCCGTGCCAAGCGAAGTGGCCCGTCGCCATGTGGAGACGCAGGACCACGGCCTGGAGCGGGCGCTCGACGTGACCCTGATCGAGAAGTGCCGTCCTGCCCTGGAGCGCGGCGAGAAGGTCCAGCTCCTCGAGGACGCGCGCAACGTGAACCGCACGGTCGGCGCGATGCTCTCGGGCGAGGTGATCCGCCGCCACCCGGACGGCCTGCCCGACATGACCATCTTCATCCAGATGGAGGGGCACGGCGGGCAGAGCTTCGGGGCGTTCCTGGCGCCTGGGGTGACGCTGTACCTGATCGGCGACGCGAACGACTACACCGGCAAGGGCCTGTCGGGCGGGCGGGTCGCGGTGCGTCCCAGCATCGACTTCCGGGGAGACGCGACGAAGAACATCATCGTGGGCAACACGGTGCTGTACGGCGCGACCTCGGGCGAGGCGTTCTTCCGGGGCGTGGCGGGCGAGCGGTTCGCGGTCCGGCTCTCGGGCGCGACGGCGGTCGTGGAGGGCACGGGTGACCACGGCTGCGAGTACATGACGGGCGGCACGGTGGTCGTGCTGGGCCGGACGGGGCGCAACTTCGCGGCGGGCATGTCGGGCGGCATCGCCTACGTGTACGACGAGGACGGCTCCTTCGCCTCGCGCTGCAACACGGCGATGGTGAGCCTGGACCGAGTGGTCCCCGCGGGCGAGCAGGAGGCGACCATCGAGCGCCGCTTCTGGCACCGGGGGCAGACGGACGAGGCACAACTGCGCCAGCTTCTCGAAGACCACCACACCTGGACGGGTTCGCTGCGGGCGCGCGACCTCCTCGACAACTGGGAACGGGAGATGCCGAGGTTCGTCAAGGTCTTCCCGCGCGAGTACGAGCGGGCGCTGGGCGAACTGCACTCGGACGCGGGGCACGGACCGGCGGAGGTCGGCGAGGCCACCGGGCAGGGCGTCCTGACGAAGTGAGCGACCTGGGGCGGCGAGGGCCAGTCTCCCGCCGCCCCTGCATCAAGGAGCGAGGATGGGAAAAATCACGGGCTTTCTGGAGTACCGGCGCGTCAAAGAGGCGTACGAGCCCATCGACGAGCGCCTGAAGAACCACAACGAATTCGTCCACGAACTCAACGTCGAGCAGTCGCAGGTGCAGGCGGCCCGCTGTATGGACTGCGGCGTCCCTTTTTGCAACAACGGCTGCCCGGTCAACAACCTGATTCCCGACTGGAACGACCTCGTGTACGGGAACAACTGGCGCGCGGCCATCGACGCCCTGCACGCCACGAATAACTTCCCCGAGTTCACGGGCCGCATCTGCCCCGCCCCCTGCGAGGCCGCCTGCACCCTGAACCTGACGAGCGACGAGCCGGTGGGTATCAAGTCCATCGAGCGCGCGATCATCGACCGCGCATGGCAGGAGGGGTGGGTCTCTCCCCAGCCGCCGCCCTACAAGACGGGCAAGCGGGTCGCGGTCGTCGGCTCGGGCCCGGCGGGGCTCGCGGCGGCGCAGCAATTGGCGCGGGCTGGGCACGACGTGACCGTCTTCGAGAAGAACGACCGCATCGGCGGCCTGCTCAGGTACGGCATCCCCGACTTCAAGCTCGACAAGGGCCTGATCGACCGCCGCACCCGGCAGATGGAGGCGGAGGGGGTGACCTTCCGCACGGGGGTGCTCGTCGGGACGATGCCGGAGGGCTCGACGGTCCCGAACCTCGCGCGGGAGACGGTCTCGCCCGAGGAGCTGACCCGCACCTTCGACGCCGTGCTCCTGGCGGGCGGGGCCGAGCAGCCGCGCGACCTGC encodes the following:
- a CDS encoding glutamate synthase subunit beta — encoded protein: MGKITGFLEYRRVKEAYEPIDERLKNHNEFVHELNVEQSQVQAARCMDCGVPFCNNGCPVNNLIPDWNDLVYGNNWRAAIDALHATNNFPEFTGRICPAPCEAACTLNLTSDEPVGIKSIERAIIDRAWQEGWVSPQPPPYKTGKRVAVVGSGPAGLAAAQQLARAGHDVTVFEKNDRIGGLLRYGIPDFKLDKGLIDRRTRQMEAEGVTFRTGVLVGTMPEGSTVPNLARETVSPEELTRTFDAVLLAGGAEQPRDLPVPGRDLQGVHFAMEFLPQQNRVNAGDTLPGQIRAEGKHVVVIGGGDTGSDCMGTSHRHGAAKVTQFELLPMPPEHENKPLTWPYWPQKLRTSSSHEEGGEREFAIATKEFIGEGGRVTALKTVRLEWQGGKMSEVPGSEEVMPADLVLLAMGFVSPVGSILDVFGVKKDQRGNAQATTDEVGGYVTNAPGVFAAGDMRRGQSLVVWAIREGRQAARAVDEFLMGTSELPR